GTCGATCAAAGGAGCAAGGAGTGGGACAGTATAAAAGCTTTTCACCAGCAAACCCTAGAAATCCATCGACAGGATCTCCAAgggtaagaacagcaagaacctgtagaacaggaagaacaccaaAACCCTCCAAACCATCTAAACCATCCAGAACAGTTCCACCAAGAACTGTTGCTGTAGAGCAAGCCACAAGGAGGGAATCATCACAAGctagcaaggaggagcagggcaagctttgAACATCAACCAGAAGCAAATCCTCTACAACAGCAAaacctaggagctggagtgaggtatacacatcatcatgaacaaaccagatggttttgttcacaaACTGCACAGTCATGATCACACATGCACACAAAGGGTGGAGTAACcctgttttgatcatcatttggtcatAGACCAAGTGTAACCTGGTAGAAATGGCAAGGACCATGGATCAATCAAAGCCTATatccatggttatgccaaccagacaagtggtagcatcttccaaatggaaataggaaggaaaactatcccagaTACTTACCCAAATATACCCAGACTACACTagcccttttaaaaccatcagatatGCAGAAATATATGTTTTTTGCAAGtatttttcaacatcaaaagtTACTGGAAATCAAATATGATCACCCAGTAACCATGTATCCATTCACAGCAAGCCACCAGAGGTGGGAGCTACCAAAACACCAAGGtattgctgttgaggccacctcaaccacacaaTCATCCAAACCACCAAGTCATGCACACTTATCATCACCCAAatgggttcaaagaagggctagggtccccaacaaagggttggcatccctctagctcaagtaaATTAATCATAAGATTcattactgcaagcagttcatctcatttatccattaAATCATGacaagctatacagataaatgaattacacaagcAACTAGTAACTGGAACACTTGCAAATGAGCCAaaagatcactgcaagcatcagtatATGCTTAATTAAGCATTAGTAGTCACCAGGACATGGTGAGATGCTACACAGATACAGAGAGCATCACCACAAGGCACAGACAGAAGCACAACCAACAACCATCAAGCAACtgctgatcatatgatcatcagggcttgaCAGAGCATGCAAGTACATGCTAGAGCCCAACCTAGCACCAATCCATGAATCATATAAATTACATAGCCACAATTCATTAACCgttgcatcacagataatcaaatgaatgatttataattgtatccagaagcacatcaaatacatgatgtaccatTGGATCAAGCTAGACAAGAATAGCACACATCACTGACCTTGCTCAAGCAATGATTACTCAAGTAATCAAACCAGGGATACATATATGTATGGCACACACATATAATTAAGCCATAGCAACAACCAGGGCCAGCAAGCAAGCAATTGAATAAATTGTAGCATGACCAGAAGCATAACAGGAGCAATCTAGCAGTCCatgagcattacaagatgctcatgagcaaatACACATGAGTTACAACAGCAATAATAATAAGCACACATGCATAAGCCAGAGAGAGGAGAGCACCAGTACCAGCACAGCAATAGAGTTAGGCAGAGCATGGcaagcaagcagcagcagcagccataggCACACAACaacagcaagcaaagcagcagTAGCCAGTAGAGCTGAAGCTGCAGCACGGCATGGCCTCTCCATGAGGAGGAGCACCCGCAACACAAGCtagatgaagaaggagaagaaaggaATAGAGATAGGGGCATACCTGGAGCAGCACCACGACGTCACCATGGCGGCACTGCCTGGCCACGGCCAAGCCAAGCATCGCTGAGCGCAAGCGCTCCAGCACACCACGCGAGGCAGACGGCATCACCACCTCGCCAGGGACGCCGGCGAGCGCCGAATCGCCATGGGCACCACAAACCCTAGCTCACAGCCGGGTTGGGGGCGAGCGAGGAAGGCCACCAAATCCAGATCAACGCGGACGATCTTGTGCACCGTCGAAAGGCGAGGCGAACGCACACGATCTtgtcgccggagatggccggaggcaGCGAGGGTAAATCGGAGACGGCGGCAACCGCGAGTCGCCAGAGCACGGGGAGGTTAGGGTTCGTAGAGGCGACGCGGAGAGGAGAAGAAGTGAGGGCGACCGAGTGAGCCGGACCAGGCCGAAggggttgagcccaacccacttgggttcaccctgacaggtgggcccgagggcattTTGGACATTTCATAAATGCCCATTTAATTAAAAACTTTcacagaattttataaaataaatatGGCTCTAAacaaataagtaaaaatatgtaaaccacttagaataaaattctctatcataataaaatatgaaatggaatttttgagACAATTAAACAAATGAGTCACATTTAAGTGCAAGGAATTAATTATTAAAATTTAAACCTtgtatttttaatgataaaaataagtccataaatacttttggactttaaaaacaccttgacaacatttcaaggtagtattttactctaaacagagtatcccgaaattgttcttagtaattaactcttacatgaaataataaagcatcgggaaaggggaaacaaaccctaaaagctgaatcatgcataattgcctctttaaccattgcccttatcggacaatgatgctatttttcagcaacagaggacaagggtcagtccacaccatcgaactgcaacactttgcagtctttaggcaagttcatcgcttgctcatgtcatttgagtatttttatcaaattacttgcaaagtactatacttatcactcttgcatgaaaaccAAAAGtaatactttcataactatgaatatgactatgtggttggcaatggaaccatggaatgtgttgacatggtggaggttccattgcaatgggtttatatccatctaggattaaacaacaaatgtcgtccagtgattcttgtgccgtaaaactcgtgttaaccataagatctggagtgggacggagtagtcaatcgtatttccacctcttgtacatcaacggatacgCTTACCGTAGTCACTTGTATCCCGAGGGACAAGCGGAGTGGTTGgggagccctaagtccccacggtagtaACCGTAGTCACTTGTATGCCGAGGAGCAAGTGGAGTGGTTGGGGATCCCCAAGTCCCcatggtaatgcggtctatgatgggttgtatCTCCCGGCGAACGAGTTCATGGTAGTTAGTctagaactgttgtcgtggtcggggccatccttaattggtacaagaacaccggcgaggacccagggtcagagtttgcaacaaagggtgggtgtgcgaggtagcggaggaatatgattggcgaagaccttataccgggcctcacaccaaaggaagtgtggacgggaaagctgcccggttggcaccatggttaagatctcttatgggtaaagcaacacacctctgcagagtgtaatgaatcgtgacatgtcactccctgttccgggtttggaactgcgaacgctgccggaaaggaactccatgaagttctagtaaaccggtgaaggctgacgcacatagttcttctgaataaaagcaacctcttgaagaaatgattatcaaaacctgcatgggtattagactttctggtctgatatcgtagctagtgcattaaacacctcttttctataatgaacttgttgagtatgctcgtactcataccactcttaaatcccctggttAGATTGCCTGAATCGTCTTGAAGAGGACATCGACAACCAAGAAGGAGCAGAAGacatctgctatgaagagccagacctctccggaggtgtagatggtgtagactatctcatagtctacggagccGGGAACGGTTCCGAAGGAGAACAATCCTAGGATCGTTGAGTAGTAGTAATAACCGAGCAGTATGAAcacttagtacttagctgctcaaGGAGAATAAATGTATGACCTgctaagacttctatattgtaagctaagctgggttcacctcgaacccaggagtattcctctctagacccaggaggaactccgtgatgatatgtacatatggtttgtaataataaatgaatgagttatggacctgctatgttctgttgtactactctgaaggatgtaatatttgcggattgttacttcgtgaatgttatatcaacgactagcatactacaacatgcagtgttatgcagggtcaccacactccCGCAACCAAATATATGTATGTACCACTACTATATGATTTTGATGCCACCATGAAAGGTGGTTAGAGGCCAGAGGAAGAACACTCGAATATGATAGATCAATGGAGGAGGCAAACATGTGAGTTAGAGTACCGTAAGTTTAGACCATATTTCGAAATCGTTAGAAAAAGAACGATCTTCGCGAAGGCAAGGCAATTCGCTCCGCACGCGACAAGTGGCACGCTGTGGTGCCATAAAATTCCTGGGAAGTTGTCTCTCTGCTCGTCACGTCtcgcaaggggaagcaaggtGGCGATGAGGGaggatagaaaagaaaatgaaaatataTTGAGAACCGTAGGTCCAAATTACGAACTGTTCTCACTTTTGAGATCGTtgcgtcgagatcttcaaaactagatccccgTGTTGATAGGTGTTGACATACTTTTTTCGTACTTCTCATACTAGTATGGTTACTCGTGGTGTGTACCTAATAGTACTCGTGCttcaactgataagtacttctgtttttagtgTATTTGATGGAGATTTTTCCCTTTACTCACTGACTATATTTACTCGTGTGCGCTACTTTACTTGTACTTCTGAACTTATACTTGGTCATGTGCGCTACTGTACTTGTGCATGTACTTGCTCTCATGTGCGTGACTGTACTTTTGTACATGTActctcgtgtgcgcgactgtacataGACTTTCTCGTGTGTGTGATTGTACTTCTGTACTTGTACTTGCTCATGTGTGCAACTGTACTTCGGTACCAGTACTTGCTCGTGTGCTTGACTGTACCTCTGTACATGTAATTTCTAGTGTGCGTGACTGTACATCTGTACCTGTAATTGCTCGTTGGCATGAGTGTACATGTACTTTCTCGTGTGTGCGATTGTACTTTTGTACTTGTACTTTCTCGTGCGCGCGGTCGGACGTATGTGGATATACGTGCGTGGACGTAAGTACTAGAACTGCTGTTGTTCTACTCGCGCGAGCGGGACGTTGTGcaggatgaaattttccttcgccaAAGTCGGTCTCCAGCTAGTGGTACCCCATGTTTTGTTTTAGAATATAAGCCCAACCATGTTGGCAATAAACAACGCAAAAACAATCTAGAAGAACTCAGAGCAGCCCAATCCATTGGGCCTGGCCCCACTTTGACTGCTGAAATCACTCACTGCAGTCCACTAGTCAAGGCCCAAGTGAAGTAGCAGCATCGATTCAATTCACGTACCTCACTGggatttctcaaaaaaaaaaaaaaaaaaacatacctCGCTGGCCGGACAGTTAGCCGCCATCAATGAACAAGAAGGTAAGGTCGCAATTGTTATTCTTTCCATTCACCTCCAAGCGACGTTATTGTCAGCGCAAGTGCACGCTCTAAAACTAACCATTTTTTGGTCTATTATGAACGACAAGGTAAGgtcgcattttttgttttgtatctTTTGGCTTTCACTGCCCTCTCGGTATCAAGGTACAGAGGGAGATGTTTAGTTGGTGTGGATTCTTCAAGGTAAATGTTTCTCTCGCTGATACTTCATCGTATTCTTATCATCTTTGCACTAATTTAACACGATTAGTCTCCAATTTCTGTGACCAGGGACTTCCCCAAAAATTGTGACTGAACTTCTATGCTCATCTATCTTTTCTTCGGATTTTTTGTCTAGCGATCCAAATTCCAGGTGTGTTCCTTGCTGATTTGAACCATGTGTTACCAAAATTCAGGTTTAAATCAATTTGTTGCAACATCGTCATTGGATTCAACTAGTGTTTAAAGCATCTGCTTACATCTCATGAAACAATGAGAATATATATGATGGTCATGTATCTTTCATAGCTTTAACACCTATAGTTTGAAATAGTGTTATTACAAGTAATTTGCAACAGGCACAATATTTGAACTTTTGTTCTACGAGTCTTGCatgtacaaaaataaaaatattaaAATGCCAAATCGGAATAATAATCCAAATGGAATTAATAAATAATCCCTCTGTTCCGATTAAATCGACGTGAATGGTAGCAAGGCAGCTAGCTGCCAGCTAGTATGTATGTATCGTATGTCACGTCGATTAAACCGGAATCGAGGGAGTATGTAGTTTGATTTGAATATTGTTTTTCGATGCCCTAGAGTGTGTATAAGATAGATTTTAAGATATTTTTGTAATGATTTTCATGTTTACTGAGATGCTGGTTGGACACCCGAAATCTTGGGACCGGCCATGGATGCTTCATATTATGATACAATCCTTTTAAGACCGGCCATTTTTACGTTGGGCGAATCCAGCTAGCCAAGCAATATGGGAAGTTTTGCTGCAGTAGTACAGATTACAGTAACCCTTACCTTTCGTGGGCACCAGCGCCTTCCCCTAGTCGGCCCGCGGGTCGCCGGCGTGGGAAGGACATGAATGTAGTTGAGAGAACACCCCTCGGGTATTTACAGGTCTGTGCTTTGATATCTATTTCATTTTTTTACGGCTTCCTTCAGAAAAGTAATAGATTCTGTCTTGGAAAAACAAAGAGTTCGAAGATATAAAAAAATAGAATTTATTTTATAATCGTTGTAGTATATTGGCCATGTACTATTTGCTAGTTTAAATATAAAAGATATTGATTGCCAAAAGAATGCCGTACATTAATCGGTGGCACATCCTGCATGGAACTGAAGAAAAACCTTTATTTAAGCGATACACATGTAAGTAAAAAGGAAGACACTGCCTCTGTTCCATGCTAAAACGCCTTATATTATAAAACAgagtgatatatatatatatgtgtcatTACGTTGTAATCACGCACATGACAATTTAACCGTGGAAGAAACATGTATGGAATGGGAAGACATCATTATTTTCTTCACTCCCTAATTGACACGCGCATGTGTTACACTGTTACTCCACCTTCAACGACGTCGTCAGATGGGAGCTTCAGACGTAGCACTCGTAGAGCTTGATGTCCATCTGCAGGCGGAAGTAGTAGAAGCCCTCGATGACGTCGGTGCGGATGGTGGCGATGCCGCGAGCCATGAAGAAGTCGCCGGTGCCGCCGACGACGGAGAAGTCGCGCGTCTTCTCGTCCATGAGGTCGGCGCCCATGAGGTTGAGGGTGCCCTTAGACTCCGTGGAGTTGAACACGAGGGTGAAGGCGAACCACGCGCTGGTCGTCTGCTTCATGTTGTAGAAGTAGAACCCCTGAGCGCGTGCCGCCGGCTCCTCCCCGGCCACCGGCAGCGCCTTGCCCACCGTTACCGGGTCGTCGAACACTACCAGCATGCCGAAGTAGGTGCCGTTGGGGTTGATCACGGTGCTCAGCGCCGTCGGTTTCGTTGCCGGCGCCGCCGTCGCGTTTGCTGAGTTGTTGACGCCGTTGTAGAGGATGTCGTGGTAGTAGAGCGTCATCTTCTTGCACGGTTCTTCGGGGCTGCTGGAGACGTGCCACCTCCggccgtcggcggcggcggcaccagCCGCCAAGCCGAGCAGGAACATCGCGAGCACGATCCTGGAAGATGCCGTGGCAATGAGGCCTTGCATCTTGTTATCAAGTAGTGCAGCTCTGGATCTCAACCTCTTAGACACTAAGCTTAGCTGAAGAGCACTGTCGTGTATGTTGCTGTTGTAGTGTGAGCTCGAACGTGCATGCTATTTATAGAGACGTGGAGCAGATAATAATAATGGGATTGGGTTCAGAGGGAGCACATAGTCGCCAGTAGAATTAAGATGCCGGGCATAGACATCGAGTGGAAAAAGTGACGACTATTTTTTCAGTTGGTATCCGTTCGCCGTCCCTGATGACTAATCTAGGACATGTGCAAAATATTACGTCTTGGTGGTTGGTACCATGTCAGCGTCAACATGGGCGTGAACAACTGCTATATATGACCCGAGCAAATTTGACGTACCTAGATGTGGAAAAACTTCCATTGCAAGATCAATCGAGCATGTATGGCAGTATGCAATTTTGCCTTTTCGCTGGTATAAATATTAACTAGCTTTACGAAACATTTCACCAAACAGAACTTTTACTACGTAATGTGCCCACAAAACTACAACACTACACTTTCAAGGCATAAGTTTTATGATATTTACTCCTCGACAATTAAGTTCAATGTACCAAGACTAGCATTCTGACAAAAAATGGCTTTCTCAAGCAATTTCTTTTAATCGATTTTGCAGTGAACTGAGATGCTACTTCAGAAAACTAACCCGCATGATGAAGGCTATAATGCTAAGTGTTGATGGTTGAGCATTTTTCTCCTCACGGTGTGGCGCCCCGCCCATATCGGCACCATCGGCTTTGTAGAAAACACGATTTAGTCTACTTGGATAATTTTCCCGAGGCTTCGTTATCTCATATATATATGCACTTTGCGGTGCTAGCGTTTACAGGGAGAACTCGTATACAATACGGAAGACACTCAAGGTCATGTACGAGTCGGGATAGACCAAAGCCTATACGAAACTACATCGTATGTTtaacaccctcccttaatcacAACTTCTCAAGTTGAGATTACGCTTAAATTGCTCAAAGCTACGAACTGGAAGCGGTTTAGTGAAACCATCAGCTATTTGATCTTTTGAAGGAATGAACCGAATTTCCAGCTGCTTGTTCATCACCTTTTCTCTGACAAAGTGAAAGTCAATCTCAATGTGCTTAGCTCTTGCATAGAAAACAGGATTAGCTGATAAATATGTAGCTCCTAAATTATCACACCATAAACATGGCGGTTGGGTCAGTTTTATTCCAAGCTCCTTCAACAAGGATTGTACCCAAATCACTTCAGCTGTGGCATTAGCAACAGACTTGTATTCAGCCTCTGTACTGGACCTCGACACTGTGTCTTGTTTCTTTGCACTCCAGGAAACCAAATTGGGCCCAAAGAAAACTGCCAAACCTCCAGTGGAACGACGATCATCTACACAAGCTGCCCAGTCAGCATCAGAGAAGGCACTAACCAGTGTAGACCGTGACTTGGCAAACGTTAGTCCAACACCAGCAGTATGCTTGATATACCTCATGATGCGTTTTGCAGCAGTCCAGTGCAGAGTAGTGGGATCATGTAGATACTGACATATTTTATTGACAGCATATGAAATATCTGGTCTAGTAAGAGTAAGATACTGCAACGCACCTACCATGCTTCTGTATCTGGTGCTATCTTCAGGACCAAGCAAGTCACCTTCATGAGCGGAGATTTTTTCTGAGGATGACAATGGTGTAGAAGAACCCTTGCAGTTTACCATACCAACTCTTGCAAGAACATCTTGTGCATACTTTGTTTGCCTCAAAACTAGTCCATCATCAACCTTCTGAacttcaactacaagaaagtagtgAAGGTCACCAAGATCTTTTAATGCAAATTCCTTACTCAAATCCTTGAGTAGTGCATCTGTTGCAGCTTGTGAAGAGCTTGCAactatgatatcatcaacataaatgAGCATAAAAACAGTAACGCTAGCCTTGCGATAGATAAACAGTGATGTATCAGATTTTGAAGTAACAAAGCCAAAAGCTAGTAACTGTGAACTTAACCGAGAATACCATGCTCGAGGTGCttgtttcagtccataaattgcttTATCAAGTTTGCAAACATGATTTGGATTGTATCTGTTCTCATACCCAGGTGGTTGTCTCATGTAAACCTCCTCTTCTAGAACACCATGTAAGAACGTATTCTTGACGTCTAACTGTCGCAAACTCCATCCCCTAGAAACAGGCAATTGACAAGACAAGTCGAATAGTAGCAATTTTAACTACTGGACTGAAGGTATCCTCATAATCTATGACATAACGCTGCTTAAAACGTTTGGCTACTAGCCTCGCCTTATATCTATCAATAGATCCATCCGATTTTCGTTTAATCTTGTAAACCCAACGGCAATCAATGACATTGGTGCCCTGTCGTTGTGGAACCATATTCCAGGTTCTATTCTTGATAAGAGCATCATATTCTATATCCATAGCCTCTTTCCAATTTGGATCATTAAGAGCATCATCAAGATTAGCAGGTTCATCTGTAGTGGCTGACAAAATCCAGCGAACAGTGCCATCCTTATACTCTTTGGGTTTAACAATACCTCTCGACGCCCGTGTACTCGGTCGAGGTGGAACATTTGAGGGTTGCTGCGGTTGCTGCACAGGAGAAGccacaggagaagaagaaacagaAGATCCGGTTCCCCCGTCGCTGACATCAGGAGAATCTGGGCTGACAGCGCTGGACCCCGGAGTGGCCGCAGGGGATCCGGAGGTCTCCGGTGTGGCCTGATGCATGGCTCGGGTGTGTGATGCGGAGTCAACAGACGCAGAGGATCCGCCCACTGTCCTGCCTGGCGGGGACCGCGCGAGCGTGGCACCACGGGAATCGCTCGGCGTGCATGCGTCGTGGGCAGCCGACCCGGCCGCGGTTGCAGACGCTGAACGGCTCCTGCTGCTGGTCTGCCCAGGGTGATGATTCGAGGCAGATTGAGTTCGCGATCCAGAGGAAAAATCAGCACCGTGTTCAGCACCTTCTGAATCACTGTTTGCAGTATTTTGAGCAGCACTTTGCATAGAATCTTCACCATGTTGCATCATTGTTCTGGCAAAAACCTGTGGAACCACACACGAAGGACTAGAGGAAGAATTAGTAGAGACATTagtcatgtgtgtatcatcaataaatTCTTCCCCATGTTCAGGATTGAGAAGATTCGGAGGAAGCAAGAGGATTTCGTTTTTAAGAAGAGCACCGGCATTAGGATGAAGTGTTTTGAAGGGAAACACAGCCTCGTCAAATACTACATCCCGAGATATATAGACACGTCCAGAAGATACCTCGAGACATTTGACTCCCTTGTGAAGAGGACTATAGCCTAGGAAGACACACTGTGTGGAGCAAAAAGCTAACTTACGCTTATTGTATGGTCGAAGATTAGGCCAACAAGCACATCCAAACACACGTAGAGAGGAATATTGTGGTTTAGTATGGAGGAGTCGATTGACGGgggtgtcattgttgatgattctaCTTGGGAGCATATTGATGAGGTAGGTAGCGGTGAGAAACGCCTCATCCCAAAATTTAAGAGGCATATGAGCATGAGCAAGAAGAGCTAATCCTACCTCAACAATGTGACGGTGTTTGCGCTCTGCAGAGCCATTTTGTTGATGTGCATGGGGACAAGAGACGTGATGAGCGATGCCCTGCGTTTGGAAGAAACTATGAAGTTTTACATATCCTCCTCCCCAGTCAGACTGAACGGTCAAAATTTTCTTGCCAAGTTTACGCTCAACAAGTTTTTGAAAGTTGATAAAGGCATTGAACACATCAGATTTTTTCTTGAGAAGATATATCCATGTAAACTTGCTATaatcatcaataaagcttacatagTATTCATGACGACCAACAGACACACTAGCAGGTCCCCATACATCAGTAAAAACTAATTGTAGAGGAGATGTCGACACACTAGTGGAAACGGGATAGGGTAGCAGATGACTCTTAGCCCGCTGACACGAATCACATACTGACTCTAAAGTGGAATCCCTAACACATGGGAGTTTATTCTTGCTAATTATTTGGCTAACAATAATAGATGATGGATGACCGAGGCGACTATGCCACTTCGCTTGAGAGAGCTTGACGGCAACAAAAGCATGCTTCtgtgatgaagatgatgacacCAATGATGAGATAAGAGGGTAAAGACCACCAACGCATCGCCCTCTATGAATTATTTTCCTCGTGACCTGATCCTTAATCAAGAAATAGAAGGGGTGAAATTCTATGAAAACTCTGTTATCATAGGTAAAACGGTGAACAGAGAGAAGATTTTTAGAGGCACGGGGAACATGAAGGATATTGCGAAGATGAAAATTTTGAACAGGGGTACGAACTATTGAATTACCAACATGAGTAATATCCATACCTTGCCCACTCGCGGTGTTAACCTTGTCGTAGCCTCTGTAGTTGTCATGCATAGTTAGATTGTTGCGTTCACCAGTGATGTGGTGAGTAGCACCGGTATCCGAGTACCAGTTTGTATCCACGCCATAGGAGGCCGCATTAACCTCCTTGTCCTCATAGGACTCATAGTCTTCATCAAAGCGCTGCCAACAATCCTTGGCGGGATGACCTTCTTTGTTGCATATCTGGCACGTCACATTGACCCATGGTGTGGTGCGACGGCGGCCACGTCCTCGATCACGTCCTCCTCCTCTGGGCGCACCTCCTCCCCTGCCTTGACCATAGGGCCGGTCTTCATGGCGATCCGAACGACGATCATCACGACGATCATCACGACGATCATCACGACGATCACCTCGAGGCGCACCACGACCGCTGCTGAAGCTGCGGGAACGTTGCTGACGGGAGGCTAGGTTAGCCGTGGTCTCAAAATCTGTGGCTGGCTGATCTTGAAGCATAAGCTGACGCTCATCATAGGCATGGATATGAGCATAGAGATCGCTGAGAGACATGGGTGTTGTGTTAATGCCAATGGCAGCCACCAGGGAGTTGTAAGACCCACCCAAACCAGCGAGTATATAAGAGACTTGTTCATCTTCAGGAACGGGACGTCCGGCGGCAGCAAGCTCATCAGCAATTCGTTGCATCtttgtgagaaaagccgacgtggTCAGGTTGAGCTTCTTTGTGTTCGTGATTGCAACCCGCAAATTTGTGATCTTGGATTGACTGACAGAGGCGAACATAGCTTCAAGCGTCTGCCAAACAGCGGCAATGAGTTCAAGCCGGAGAACATGCGTCATGATCTCGGGAGACAAGGATTGGAAGATGTATTGGAGCACGGTCTGATCCCTCGCAAGCCACGTTGCGTAGTCAGGATTGGGGATCGTTGTTGGCTCTTTATCCTTCTCGGCAGCAGCCTAGACCAGCGTCTTCACCGGCGCTTCATCTGTTCCGTCCAGGAGCCCTA
This region of Lolium perenne isolate Kyuss_39 chromosome 2, Kyuss_2.0, whole genome shotgun sequence genomic DNA includes:
- the LOC127331976 gene encoding dirigent protein 5-like; protein product: MQGLIATASSRIVLAMFLLGLAAGAAAADGRRWHVSSSPEEPCKKMTLYYHDILYNGVNNSANATAAPATKPTALSTVINPNGTYFGMLVVFDDPVTVGKALPVAGEEPAARAQGFYFYNMKQTTSAWFAFTLVFNSTESKGTLNLMGADLMDEKTRDFSVVGGTGDFFMARGIATIRTDVIEGFYYFRLQMDIKLYECYV